Proteins encoded within one genomic window of Halodesulfurarchaeum formicicum:
- a CDS encoding universal stress protein has product MYDRIVVAVDSSAEAAHAARTGFVLAQALSVPIDVVTVLEASILDALRSGAGRDRLRSDREQLLADIETQAEDVRISSTLLEGRPADRIVEFALDSGTNPLVVLGRQGRSSVSRRLLGGVTEGVLERGDIPVLVDPGPGEDESDFDPSRILVPTDGSENADIALPHVAALASQFDASVTVLSVVDLQRAGGVFNAGGLDGEFIEALESRAETATEAAAETVQATEPNLSVESMVRRSKDFEGVSGAICETAAAENVDLVVMGSHGRSNVRRQLLGSVTSTVLRSIDVPTLVVPRSQS; this is encoded by the coding sequence ATGTACGACCGGATCGTCGTCGCCGTCGATTCGAGTGCGGAGGCGGCCCACGCCGCGCGGACGGGCTTTGTGCTTGCCCAGGCCCTCTCGGTCCCGATCGACGTAGTGACCGTGTTGGAAGCCTCGATTCTCGACGCGTTGCGATCCGGGGCCGGTCGTGATCGACTCCGTTCGGACCGCGAGCAGTTACTCGCCGATATCGAGACCCAAGCCGAGGACGTCCGGATTTCGAGTACCCTGCTCGAGGGACGGCCTGCCGATCGAATCGTCGAGTTCGCACTCGACAGCGGGACGAACCCGTTGGTCGTTCTCGGTCGGCAAGGTCGGTCGTCCGTGTCTCGCCGGCTTCTCGGCGGTGTCACTGAAGGGGTCCTCGAACGTGGGGACATACCGGTACTGGTGGATCCAGGGCCAGGGGAAGACGAGTCCGATTTCGACCCGTCGCGGATTCTCGTTCCGACGGACGGGAGCGAAAACGCCGACATCGCACTCCCACACGTTGCTGCGCTGGCGAGCCAGTTCGACGCGTCGGTCACCGTTCTCTCCGTGGTCGACCTCCAGCGAGCAGGTGGCGTGTTCAACGCTGGTGGCCTCGACGGGGAGTTTATCGAGGCCCTCGAGAGTCGGGCCGAGACGGCGACCGAGGCGGCAGCGGAGACGGTTCAGGCGACGGAGCCGAACCTGTCAGTAGAGTCGATGGTCCGCCGGTCGAAGGACTTCGAAGGTGTCTCCGGGGCGATCTGTGAGACCGCCGCGGCCGAGAACGTCGATCTAGTCGTGATGGGATCACACGGTCGTTCGAACGTCCGCCGTCAACTGCTGGGAAGTGTCACGAGTACGGTGTTGCGCTCGATCGACGTGCCGACACTCGTGGTCCCGCGCTCTCAGTCTTGA
- the ilvD gene encoding dihydroxy-acid dehydratase — MADFTEKDSDMRSATVTEGVDRAPHRSLFRAAGLDDEEIHQPLIGVANSWNEIVPGHVHLDELATHVKDGIREAGGTPLEFNTIAVDDGIAMGHEGMRSSLPSRETIADSVELMVNAHQFDGLVAMASCDKIVPGMLMAVARLDIPAIVVTGGHMAAGSFDDEPADLVTVFEGVSQHHEGEMSDDELYELECSACPGEGSCAGMFTANTMACVTEALGLSWTGCATSGATDTAKQEIAHKSGREILRLVEEDIRPSDLLTEEAFEDALRVDLALGGSTNTMLHVPAVAAEAGLDITLEDFENLAEETPHLAHMSPAGPWRMEHLRDDGGVPAVMAELEAEMHQDRETVDGITIGDRIENADKRGMVIQPRADPVHDGGSLAVLDGNLAPNGAVVKAGAMDESMHHFEGRARVFESQNAALEALDGGDIDPGDVIVIRYEGPRGGPGMPEMLEPTSKVSGSPRLSGEVALITDGRFSGGTRGAAIGHVSPEAASGGPIALVEEGDQILIDVEAGRLELDVPAATLRSRAESWSPPELDMSGVLEKYAAMATSAATGGVLEAPSLDGVEIQLPRE, encoded by the coding sequence ATGGCCGACTTTACCGAGAAGGACAGCGACATGCGGAGCGCGACGGTAACCGAGGGTGTCGATCGGGCCCCACACCGCTCGCTCTTCCGGGCGGCAGGACTGGACGACGAGGAGATCCATCAACCGCTCATCGGAGTGGCCAATTCATGGAACGAGATCGTGCCCGGCCACGTCCACCTCGACGAACTCGCGACCCACGTCAAAGACGGGATTCGCGAGGCCGGTGGGACCCCACTGGAGTTCAACACGATCGCAGTCGACGACGGCATCGCCATGGGTCACGAGGGCATGCGTTCGAGTCTGCCCTCCCGGGAGACGATCGCGGATTCGGTCGAGTTGATGGTCAACGCCCACCAGTTCGACGGGCTGGTCGCGATGGCCTCGTGTGACAAGATCGTTCCGGGGATGTTGATGGCCGTGGCGCGGCTCGACATTCCGGCCATCGTCGTCACCGGCGGCCACATGGCTGCCGGGAGTTTCGACGACGAACCGGCGGACCTGGTGACAGTCTTCGAGGGCGTGAGCCAGCACCACGAGGGCGAGATGAGCGACGACGAGCTCTACGAGCTGGAGTGTTCGGCCTGTCCGGGCGAGGGGTCCTGTGCTGGCATGTTCACGGCCAACACGATGGCCTGCGTGACCGAGGCGCTGGGCCTCTCCTGGACGGGGTGTGCGACCTCTGGAGCGACCGACACGGCGAAACAAGAGATCGCACACAAGAGCGGTCGCGAGATCCTCCGGCTGGTCGAGGAGGATATCCGGCCCTCAGATTTGCTCACCGAGGAAGCCTTCGAGGATGCCCTCCGGGTGGACCTTGCGCTGGGCGGGAGTACCAACACCATGCTCCACGTCCCGGCAGTGGCTGCGGAGGCCGGTCTCGACATCACCCTCGAGGACTTCGAGAACCTGGCCGAGGAGACACCCCACCTGGCACACATGAGTCCGGCCGGCCCGTGGCGGATGGAACACCTCCGGGACGACGGTGGGGTGCCGGCCGTCATGGCGGAACTCGAAGCCGAGATGCATCAGGACCGGGAGACGGTCGACGGCATCACGATTGGCGATCGGATCGAGAACGCGGACAAACGCGGCATGGTCATCCAGCCCCGGGCAGATCCCGTTCACGACGGAGGAAGTCTGGCCGTTCTCGATGGCAACCTGGCCCCGAACGGCGCGGTCGTCAAGGCCGGTGCGATGGACGAGTCGATGCATCACTTCGAGGGTCGGGCCCGGGTGTTCGAATCCCAGAATGCGGCCCTGGAAGCACTAGACGGCGGCGATATCGACCCGGGAGATGTCATCGTGATTCGCTATGAGGGGCCGCGTGGTGGGCCCGGCATGCCAGAAATGCTGGAGCCGACATCGAAAGTCAGCGGTTCGCCCCGGCTCTCCGGAGAGGTGGCCTTGATCACCGACGGGCGGTTCTCTGGGGGCACACGGGGGGCTGCGATCGGGCACGTGAGCCCGGAAGCCGCGTCTGGCGGTCCCATCGCGCTGGTCGAGGAGGGCGATCAGATCCTGATCGACGTCGAGGCGGGCCGACTCGAACTCGACGTTCCGGCGGCGACACTCCGCTCGCGAGCCGAGTCGTGGTCGCCGCCAGAATTGGATATGTCCGGCGTGCTGGAGAAGTACGCGGCGATGGCAACGAGCGCCGCAACTGGCGGCGTGCTCGAAGCCCCGTCACTGGACGGGGTCGAGATCCAACTGCCCAGGGAGTAA
- a CDS encoding methylenetetrahydrofolate reductase C-terminal domain-containing protein — protein sequence MTRQDFRAAVEADDRFAVTWELIPGRGSHEPQQEEVFEDAETAASGDVVDAVSLTDNPGGTPALSADYLGMKLKERGIEPLVHFTTKDKNRNQIEGLLHALEREDIHNILIMSGDHQGPAFEGQAKAVYDLDPVQTLDFVSDLNDGFEFEDNFGRHNELAETDFFPGAVVSPFKRLEAELMPQYWKLEMKVEKGAEFIIPQVGFDARKFHELIKFIDEKDLDVPVIGNLYVLDPGSARAMNENRIPGAIVTDDLREEVEAEQEGEDPHQAMLERAAKMYAFMKGMGFAGVHIGGHAADYDDVEYIVERGEELAPDWEEYVSEFDFPMEDGFYYYERDPETGLNADEHAILPENPSTGLKYKGFKVAHELMFEPDGPLFGPMRWFSKKVDDSALEEPFTTFERVTKTISNDCQECGNCALFDMAYLCPMSQCPKNERNGPCGGSYDGWCEVYPGEQECIYVRAYRKLKADGGLEKAREKLRDTYIPPPDYDLEGTSSWLNYYLGRDYAGKRVGNEVADD from the coding sequence ATGACCAGACAGGACTTTCGTGCGGCTGTGGAGGCCGATGACCGCTTCGCGGTGACCTGGGAGCTGATTCCCGGACGGGGCTCCCACGAACCCCAGCAGGAGGAAGTCTTCGAGGACGCGGAGACGGCGGCCTCGGGCGATGTCGTCGACGCGGTCTCGCTAACGGATAACCCAGGTGGGACACCCGCGCTCTCGGCCGATTACCTGGGGATGAAACTCAAAGAGCGGGGCATCGAACCGCTCGTCCACTTCACCACCAAGGACAAGAATCGGAACCAGATCGAAGGCCTGCTCCACGCCCTGGAGCGCGAGGATATTCACAACATCCTGATAATGAGCGGGGACCACCAGGGGCCGGCCTTCGAGGGCCAGGCGAAAGCCGTCTATGACCTCGATCCGGTCCAGACCCTGGATTTCGTCTCCGATCTCAACGACGGGTTCGAGTTCGAGGACAACTTCGGACGACACAACGAACTTGCCGAGACGGACTTCTTCCCGGGCGCAGTCGTCTCCCCGTTCAAGCGTCTGGAAGCCGAGTTGATGCCCCAGTACTGGAAACTGGAGATGAAGGTAGAGAAGGGGGCCGAGTTCATCATTCCACAGGTCGGGTTCGACGCCCGGAAGTTCCACGAACTCATCAAGTTCATCGACGAGAAAGACCTCGACGTGCCGGTCATCGGCAACCTCTATGTCCTCGATCCCGGCTCGGCCCGGGCGATGAACGAGAACCGGATCCCCGGGGCCATCGTCACCGACGACCTCCGCGAGGAGGTCGAAGCCGAACAGGAGGGCGAGGACCCCCATCAGGCGATGCTCGAACGTGCGGCGAAGATGTACGCCTTCATGAAGGGCATGGGCTTTGCGGGGGTCCACATCGGCGGGCACGCTGCGGATTACGACGATGTCGAGTACATCGTGGAGCGCGGCGAAGAGCTCGCTCCCGACTGGGAGGAGTACGTCTCCGAGTTCGACTTCCCGATGGAGGACGGCTTTTATTACTACGAGCGGGACCCGGAGACGGGGCTCAACGCGGACGAACACGCCATCCTCCCCGAGAACCCCAGCACCGGGCTGAAGTACAAGGGCTTCAAGGTCGCCCACGAGCTGATGTTCGAGCCTGACGGCCCGCTGTTCGGCCCGATGCGCTGGTTCTCGAAGAAAGTCGACGATTCGGCCCTCGAAGAGCCCTTTACGACCTTCGAGCGGGTCACCAAGACCATCTCGAATGACTGCCAGGAGTGTGGCAACTGTGCGCTCTTCGATATGGCCTATCTCTGCCCGATGTCCCAGTGTCCGAAAAACGAACGCAACGGCCCCTGTGGCGGAAGCTACGACGGCTGGTGTGAGGTCTATCCCGGCGAGCAGGAGTGTATCTACGTCCGGGCCTATCGGAAGCTCAAGGCCGACGGCGGCCTCGAGAAAGCGCGTGAAAAACTTCGGGACACCTACATCCCGCCGCCCGACTACGACCTGGAAGGGACCTCTTCCTGGCTCAACTACTACCTGGGCCGGGATTACGCCGGCAAGCGGGTCGGAAACGAAGTAGCGGACGACTGA
- a CDS encoding type II/IV secretion system ATPase subunit, whose amino-acid sequence MGTEEGGGKDGATNPSVDPDGGEGVPKQSEVRFADETGAEAAESGAVSDPADLREAIQRGVTVAAQLQGALTRARLGQAATDADNLDTAVTNLIEGTVPVRKGVYSWLHFKWEYYLDEVGDPPRDDDGTPEPFDKAAYLGFDPEDVESALSYGDTRANALAELIEERTVNVQPDLDEDAFFSTVSGATTLTNRYDLERAVPMAKKTHFVEEERYWVNKPYAFVVIFHSRKENEKKYYLIEPYRTPIEADLREFLTEKLRTAIKYAEEGVTIGGSDAERRAVIERETDRLLNRYDLYDTSPDRGFRETIADGLDFGERDGLLGRLGDETGPVGRFRKWLAPEAEPEADSNPEALSGIAARPEPALLEADDPELNEYQVEKLRYFLGRDFTGYERIDGIKHDINVEDISCDGYESPVFVYHTDYEQLISNVTHGTEQLDDFVVKLAQRSGKGISKRQPQVDATLPDGSRAQLTLGTEVSDHGTNYTIRQFKDVPFTPVDLINWKTFSLEEMAFLWLCIENNKSLLFAGGTASGKTTSLNAVSLFVPSNAKIVSIEDTREVELPQRNWIASVTRPSFGEDEAGDIDEFDLLEAALRQRPDYIIMGEVRGEEGRTLFQVMSTGHTTYTTFHADNVSEVIKRFTTEPINVSKTLFTALDLVSIQASTRVRGKKVRRSRNITEIRRYDAENDEINVNDVFQWRPETDTYRSTAESTTLDEIKFDRGWSEAELQQQLFERRVVLASLIEQGLNTYSEVAATLQAYINDPETLLTLIANDELEEALGDLRELESVLIDVDPELEAMVPRPEPDEAILETTGEILDRAEEELFPEYRGERGAELVDILPEAGDIEASAETDGVRADEPDHSEDSSV is encoded by the coding sequence ATGGGAACTGAGGAGGGTGGTGGGAAGGACGGGGCCACGAACCCGTCAGTCGATCCGGACGGTGGGGAGGGGGTACCGAAGCAGTCTGAAGTACGTTTCGCGGACGAGACGGGTGCGGAAGCGGCCGAAAGCGGAGCTGTTTCCGATCCGGCCGACCTTCGAGAAGCCATTCAGCGAGGTGTTACCGTCGCTGCGCAACTCCAGGGAGCCCTCACTCGTGCTCGGCTGGGCCAGGCTGCGACGGACGCGGACAACCTCGACACGGCGGTCACCAATCTCATCGAGGGCACCGTCCCCGTCCGGAAAGGCGTCTACTCCTGGCTTCACTTCAAGTGGGAATACTACCTGGACGAGGTGGGTGACCCACCGCGGGACGACGACGGGACGCCAGAGCCCTTCGATAAGGCAGCGTATCTCGGATTCGACCCCGAGGACGTCGAATCCGCACTCAGCTACGGGGACACGCGCGCGAACGCCCTTGCCGAGCTCATCGAGGAGCGAACCGTCAACGTCCAGCCGGATCTCGACGAGGACGCCTTTTTCTCTACAGTCTCGGGGGCGACGACGCTCACGAATCGCTATGACCTCGAACGGGCCGTCCCGATGGCGAAGAAGACTCACTTCGTCGAGGAGGAGCGCTACTGGGTGAACAAGCCCTACGCCTTCGTGGTCATCTTTCACTCTCGGAAGGAAAACGAGAAGAAGTACTACCTCATCGAGCCCTACCGCACGCCGATCGAGGCCGACCTCCGTGAGTTTCTCACCGAAAAGCTCCGAACAGCCATCAAATACGCCGAGGAAGGGGTCACGATCGGCGGGTCAGACGCCGAACGGCGGGCCGTCATCGAGCGTGAGACCGACCGGCTGTTGAACCGGTATGATCTCTACGACACGTCGCCGGACCGTGGGTTCAGGGAGACGATTGCCGACGGACTCGACTTCGGTGAGCGGGATGGGCTCCTGGGCCGACTCGGCGATGAGACTGGGCCAGTCGGTCGATTCCGGAAGTGGCTCGCCCCCGAAGCCGAACCCGAGGCAGACTCGAACCCGGAGGCGCTCTCTGGGATCGCGGCCAGGCCCGAACCCGCGTTGCTCGAAGCGGACGATCCGGAGTTAAACGAGTATCAAGTCGAGAAGCTCCGGTACTTCCTCGGTCGGGATTTCACGGGTTACGAACGCATCGACGGCATCAAACACGACATCAACGTCGAGGATATCTCGTGTGACGGCTACGAGAGTCCGGTGTTCGTCTATCACACGGATTACGAACAACTCATCTCGAATGTCACTCATGGCACCGAGCAACTCGATGACTTCGTGGTGAAACTCGCTCAGCGCTCGGGCAAGGGGATCAGCAAGCGCCAGCCACAGGTCGATGCGACCCTGCCGGACGGCTCACGGGCCCAGTTGACGCTTGGAACCGAGGTCTCCGATCACGGGACGAACTACACCATCCGGCAGTTCAAGGACGTCCCGTTCACGCCGGTCGATCTCATCAACTGGAAGACCTTCTCGCTGGAGGAGATGGCCTTCCTCTGGCTCTGTATCGAGAACAACAAGTCCCTGCTCTTTGCCGGCGGCACGGCCTCTGGGAAGACGACCAGCCTGAACGCCGTCTCGCTTTTCGTCCCCAGCAACGCCAAGATCGTCTCCATCGAGGACACCCGGGAGGTGGAACTGCCCCAGCGAAACTGGATCGCGTCGGTTACTCGCCCCTCGTTTGGCGAGGACGAAGCCGGCGACATCGACGAGTTCGACCTCCTGGAGGCGGCCCTGCGCCAGCGCCCCGACTACATCATCATGGGTGAGGTCCGGGGCGAAGAGGGGCGAACGCTCTTCCAGGTCATGTCGACGGGCCACACCACCTACACCACCTTCCACGCGGACAACGTCAGCGAGGTCATCAAGCGGTTCACCACCGAGCCGATCAACGTCTCGAAGACCCTCTTTACTGCCCTGGATCTGGTGTCGATCCAGGCCTCGACCAGGGTGCGCGGGAAGAAAGTACGACGCAGTCGAAATATTACCGAAATCCGCCGATACGACGCCGAGAACGACGAGATCAACGTCAACGACGTCTTCCAGTGGCGCCCCGAGACCGACACCTATCGCAGCACCGCCGAGTCGACCACGCTGGATGAAATCAAGTTCGACCGGGGCTGGTCGGAGGCGGAGTTACAGCAACAACTCTTCGAACGGCGGGTCGTCCTCGCCTCGCTCATCGAGCAGGGGCTTAACACGTACAGCGAGGTGGCCGCGACACTGCAGGCCTACATCAACGACCCGGAGACGTTGCTGACCCTCATCGCGAACGACGAACTCGAAGAGGCACTCGGTGACCTTCGGGAACTGGAAAGTGTCCTGATCGACGTCGATCCCGAACTCGAAGCGATGGTGCCACGGCCCGAACCGGACGAGGCCATCCTCGAAACGACCGGCGAAATACTCGACCGGGCCGAGGAGGAACTTTTCCCCGAGTATCGCGGCGAGCGGGGGGCCGAACTCGTCGACATCCTCCCCGAGGCGGGTGATATCGAGGCATCGGCCGAAACTGACGGAGTACGAGCGGACGAGCCCGATCACTCGGAGGATTCCTCTGTATGA
- a CDS encoding type II secretion system F family protein, whose product MSTERLGGRSEQFADLFYPLFEWLFGEDSEFVADLERKLAEARMEETVELYISRAIGYGVLAGLFLWVLGTGLGYALFGLGLIGTDVSIGLPVSNPAIAAFLEALKVPALVLVTGLFFGAIGFVTGFGMLVLMPYNKASSRKREINMLLPDAVSFMYALSIGGLNQLEILEAMAQAEDTYGEVALEFRTVVQETEYFDVDYRTAIRRRSMETPSEDLSQFFTDMLSIINSGGDMAAFLEDKKETHMRTAKQQQELTLQTLELFGEMYMTLSLFPLLLIIVLVVMSMLGQSQEFLLYATVYVLLPMVSVAFLVMVSTVKQDEPGDGYLDLGAVQDGDELSRTVSDGGATPPAETALQRRIESRERRYVLSQFLRHPHYYFREHPLYTLVGTLPLASGILVHAITNGLVPLSFSGLIDNPVGSTFIYVYVPLYVVGVPLAVFYEWNQHTRNRITGKLSENLRKLSSANDTGLTLLESIRTVADTSSGRLADEFDEMYAKVTYGMTLSRALVEFNNKYHVPRLARTINLVTKAQEASSRITAVLSTAAQASENQDDIERERTSRARMQVVIIVMTYLTLLAVMVILQTQFLEVLSGLTSSAEGASGGAVGGASFGASLDVELLELLFFHAVTIQGILAGVISGYISHARLLAGLKYAIVLPTIALVVWAFI is encoded by the coding sequence ATGAGTACCGAGCGTCTGGGTGGCCGATCCGAGCAGTTTGCCGACCTGTTCTATCCGCTCTTCGAGTGGCTGTTCGGCGAAGACTCCGAATTCGTCGCCGACCTCGAACGCAAACTCGCCGAAGCCCGGATGGAGGAGACCGTCGAACTGTACATCTCCCGGGCGATCGGGTATGGCGTTCTCGCTGGCCTGTTCCTCTGGGTTCTTGGAACGGGGCTCGGGTACGCGCTCTTTGGGTTGGGCCTCATTGGAACCGACGTGTCGATCGGGCTGCCGGTCTCGAACCCGGCAATCGCGGCGTTCCTCGAGGCACTCAAAGTCCCCGCGCTCGTCCTCGTTACTGGCCTTTTCTTCGGGGCGATTGGATTCGTCACCGGCTTCGGGATGCTGGTGCTCATGCCCTACAACAAGGCGTCCTCGAGAAAGCGCGAGATCAACATGTTGCTCCCCGACGCCGTCTCGTTCATGTATGCCCTCTCGATCGGGGGGCTCAATCAACTCGAAATCCTGGAGGCGATGGCCCAGGCCGAGGATACCTACGGGGAGGTCGCCCTGGAGTTCCGGACGGTCGTTCAGGAGACCGAATACTTCGACGTGGACTATCGAACCGCGATCCGCCGCCGCTCGATGGAGACCCCCAGTGAGGACCTCTCGCAGTTCTTCACGGACATGCTCTCGATCATCAACAGTGGCGGGGACATGGCGGCGTTCCTCGAAGACAAAAAAGAGACTCACATGCGAACCGCCAAACAGCAACAGGAGCTCACCTTGCAGACTCTCGAGCTGTTCGGCGAGATGTACATGACCCTCTCGCTGTTCCCGCTCTTGCTCATCATCGTGCTGGTCGTGATGAGCATGCTGGGCCAGTCCCAGGAGTTCCTCCTCTACGCGACGGTCTATGTGCTGTTACCGATGGTGAGTGTCGCCTTTCTCGTCATGGTCTCCACGGTCAAGCAGGACGAACCCGGGGATGGCTACCTCGATCTGGGAGCCGTGCAGGACGGCGACGAACTCAGCCGGACGGTGAGCGACGGCGGGGCTACCCCACCGGCCGAAACCGCTCTCCAACGCCGAATCGAAAGCCGCGAGCGCAGATACGTCCTCTCACAATTCCTCCGTCACCCTCACTACTACTTTCGGGAACATCCCCTGTACACGCTCGTTGGAACCCTCCCACTTGCCTCGGGCATTCTAGTTCATGCGATCACGAACGGATTAGTCCCGCTCTCTTTCTCGGGACTAATCGACAATCCCGTCGGCTCGACGTTCATCTACGTTTACGTGCCACTCTACGTCGTCGGAGTCCCACTCGCCGTGTTCTACGAGTGGAACCAGCACACCCGGAATCGAATCACGGGCAAACTTTCGGAGAACCTCCGCAAGCTTTCGAGTGCGAACGACACGGGACTCACACTCCTGGAGTCCATCAGGACGGTCGCCGACACCTCGAGTGGTCGGCTCGCCGACGAGTTCGACGAGATGTATGCCAAGGTTACCTACGGCATGACTCTCTCGCGTGCGCTCGTGGAGTTCAACAACAAATATCACGTTCCGCGGCTCGCCCGAACGATCAACCTCGTCACGAAAGCCCAGGAGGCTTCGAGTCGCATCACGGCCGTCCTCTCGACGGCGGCCCAGGCAAGTGAGAACCAGGACGACATCGAGCGGGAACGGACCTCGCGGGCCCGCATGCAGGTCGTCATCATCGTGATGACCTACCTGACGCTTCTGGCCGTGATGGTGATCCTCCAGACCCAGTTCCTGGAAGTCCTCTCGGGCCTGACCAGTTCGGCCGAGGGGGCCAGCGGTGGTGCCGTCGGTGGGGCATCCTTTGGCGCCAGCCTTGACGTCGAACTTCTGGAGTTGCTCTTCTTCCACGCGGTGACGATCCAGGGCATCCTCGCCGGGGTCATTTCGGGATACATCAGTCACGCCCGACTGCTCGCCGGGTTGAAATACGCCATCGTTCTCCCGACCATCGCACTCGTGGTGTGGGCTTTCATATGA
- a CDS encoding TRAM domain-containing protein yields the protein MSMDDLLAVFSAEIERANGDYVISIPERELEVGELDPDSVYRFAVLGSVSQGPTRSKSSPTERSTPPVDEGDTLEVEIDSKGEEGDGIAYVEGGYVVFVPNTAIGDVVTVEVVSVGPRFARAEPVDGTPSDSDIEAI from the coding sequence ATGTCCATGGACGACCTGCTTGCAGTTTTTTCCGCCGAAATCGAACGAGCAAACGGTGATTACGTGATTTCGATCCCTGAGCGCGAACTCGAAGTGGGGGAACTGGACCCCGACTCGGTGTACCGCTTTGCCGTCCTGGGATCGGTCTCTCAGGGACCGACTCGGTCGAAATCCAGCCCCACCGAGCGTTCGACCCCACCGGTCGACGAGGGGGATACCCTCGAAGTCGAGATCGATTCGAAAGGTGAGGAAGGGGACGGGATCGCCTACGTCGAGGGCGGTTACGTCGTTTTCGTCCCGAATACGGCGATCGGGGATGTTGTCACGGTCGAGGTCGTGAGTGTCGGCCCGCGCTTCGCCCGGGCCGAACCGGTCGATGGGACCCCGTCGGATTCTGATATCGAAGCGATCTGA
- a CDS encoding ArsR/SmtB family transcription factor, giving the protein MSSPLTQIRPGESTAATEPRVVSLDGPNVDAVFEALSSATRRQMLEHLYEDPATPSELADATDTSLQNVHYHLEKLGEVDLVESVGTRYSEKGAEMSVFAPTSDPLVIVEGEDARSEMENKLKRMIGGFSAVFAGGVLAQFALGERISPGESSGDQVMLQTATDSANATPGLIEQIGNFLVEPGVMVLVGGLLALLVLEAVYRRQ; this is encoded by the coding sequence ATGTCGAGCCCGCTCACCCAGATTCGGCCGGGGGAGTCCACTGCGGCCACCGAGCCCAGAGTCGTTTCCCTGGACGGGCCGAACGTGGACGCGGTCTTCGAAGCCCTCTCTTCGGCGACCCGTCGACAGATGCTCGAACATCTCTATGAAGACCCGGCCACGCCCTCCGAACTCGCCGACGCGACCGACACATCCCTTCAGAACGTCCACTATCACCTGGAGAAACTCGGCGAGGTCGACCTCGTCGAATCAGTCGGCACGCGGTACTCCGAGAAGGGGGCGGAGATGTCCGTTTTCGCCCCGACCAGCGATCCCCTGGTGATCGTCGAGGGCGAGGACGCTCGATCGGAAATGGAGAACAAACTCAAACGGATGATCGGCGGCTTCTCGGCGGTTTTTGCGGGCGGGGTCCTCGCACAGTTCGCCCTCGGTGAGCGGATCTCGCCCGGGGAGTCGAGTGGCGATCAAGTCATGCTCCAGACCGCGACGGACTCCGCGAACGCGACACCGGGCCTGATCGAGCAGATCGGGAATTTCCTCGTCGAGCCCGGAGTGATGGTCCTGGTCGGTGGGTTGCTCGCACTCCTCGTCCTCGAAGCTGTCTATCGACGGCAGTGA